A genome region from Lucilia cuprina isolate Lc7/37 chromosome 3, ASM2204524v1, whole genome shotgun sequence includes the following:
- the LOC124419091 gene encoding uncharacterized protein LOC124419091, with protein sequence MSLFGIKILILLLPSALCEKTLCINCDSKTDYLCDNLPTWNFNDYRLRFIYCYNGCGILKGQWANHNITTKRRAKFWRGCANQFSGQCTQQFGVCCTCYTNYCNSGINCATEFGLRLEPNNVIFYVMNFIVILKVFTIVNCF encoded by the exons atgtcGCTGTTCGggataaaaatcttaattttactCTTGCCTTCGGCATTGTgcg aaaaaacattaTGCATAAATTGTGATTCCAAAACTGATTATTTATGTGATAATTTACCAACGTGGAATTTTAATGATTACAGATTgagatttatttattgttataatgGTTGTGGAATTTTAAAGGGTCAATGGGCTAACCATAACATTACAACCAAAAGAAGGGCAAAATTTTGGCGCGGTTGTGCTAACCAATTTTCGGGTCAATGCACTCAACAGTTTGGTGTTTGCTGTACTTGCTATACAAATTATTGCAATAGTGGAATAAATTGTGCAACTGAGTTTGGATTGCGTTTAGAGCCtaataatgttatattttatgttatgaattttattgttattttaaaagtatttacaattgttaattgcttttaa